One Pantoea eucalypti genomic region harbors:
- the osmW gene encoding osmoprotectant ABC transporter permease OsmW, with translation MDTLHYIMDNWSTLLTLSWQHSWLVLVAVGLAIVIGVPLGILIVRVRWLATPILGIATVVLTIPTIALFGLMIPVFSLIGQGIGALPAITAVFLYSLLPIVRNTHTALENLPDGLREAGRGIGMTFWQRLRWVEIPMALPVIFGGIRTAVVMNVGVMAIAAVIGAGGLGQLLLDGISGSDIRMLIAGALMICLLAIFLDWLLHRLQQALTPKGIR, from the coding sequence GTGGATACCCTTCACTACATCATGGATAACTGGAGCACCCTGCTCACCCTGAGCTGGCAGCACAGCTGGCTGGTGCTGGTGGCGGTCGGCCTGGCCATTGTGATTGGCGTGCCGCTGGGCATTCTGATCGTGCGTGTCAGATGGCTGGCAACGCCGATACTCGGTATCGCTACCGTGGTGCTGACCATTCCTACCATTGCGCTGTTTGGTCTGATGATTCCGGTCTTTTCGCTGATCGGTCAGGGCATCGGCGCGCTGCCAGCGATCACCGCGGTGTTCCTCTACTCACTGCTGCCGATTGTGCGCAACACTCACACCGCACTGGAGAATCTGCCGGATGGACTGCGTGAAGCGGGCCGTGGCATCGGCATGACCTTCTGGCAGCGTCTGCGCTGGGTTGAAATCCCGATGGCGCTGCCGGTGATTTTTGGCGGCATCCGTACCGCCGTGGTGATGAACGTTGGCGTGATGGCGATTGCTGCCGTCATTGGCGCGGGCGGTCTGGGCCAGTTGCTGCTCGATGGGATCAGCGGCAGTGATATTCGTATGTTGATTGCCGGGGCACTGATGATTTGTCTGCTGGCTATTTTTCTTGACTGGCTGCTGCACCGTTTGCAGCAGGCGCTGACTCCAAAGGGGATTCGATAA
- a CDS encoding glycine betaine ABC transporter substrate-binding protein — protein MLTKWIKKSVVALTATLLLSQTAQAATPLVMATKSFTEQHILSAMTVLWLQKKGFEVVPKRNIATTIGRNALLNKQIDMTWEYTGTSLIIFNHINKPMSSQQAYETVKKLDAKLGLVWLNPAPMNNTYAFAMTRERAEKEGITTLSQLVAKIEQVRKSDPDHNWRLGLDLEFAGRSDGLKPLQKTYNLALDRPQIRQMDPGLVYNAIRDGFVDAGLIYTTDGRVKGFNLKVLEDDKHFFPSYNVTPVVRKDVLASHPGLDTALNQLSAQITDEAITELNKRVDIDHESPENVARDFLQSKNML, from the coding sequence ATGCTAACGAAGTGGATTAAGAAAAGCGTTGTCGCGCTGACTGCGACGCTGCTGCTAAGCCAGACGGCGCAGGCTGCCACCCCGCTGGTGATGGCAACCAAAAGTTTTACCGAGCAGCATATCCTGTCCGCGATGACGGTGCTGTGGCTGCAGAAGAAAGGTTTTGAGGTGGTCCCTAAACGTAATATCGCCACTACCATTGGTCGTAATGCACTGCTGAACAAGCAGATTGATATGACCTGGGAATATACCGGCACCTCACTGATTATCTTCAACCATATCAACAAGCCGATGTCTTCGCAGCAGGCCTATGAAACGGTCAAAAAGCTGGATGCAAAGCTGGGACTGGTGTGGCTTAATCCGGCACCGATGAACAATACCTATGCCTTTGCCATGACCCGTGAGCGGGCCGAAAAAGAAGGCATCACCACCCTCTCGCAGCTGGTTGCGAAAATTGAGCAGGTGCGGAAATCTGACCCGGACCATAACTGGCGTCTGGGGCTGGATCTGGAGTTCGCCGGTCGTTCTGACGGCCTGAAACCCCTGCAGAAAACCTATAACCTGGCGCTCGATCGGCCGCAGATCCGCCAGATGGACCCGGGTCTGGTTTACAACGCAATTCGCGATGGATTCGTCGATGCCGGTCTGATCTACACCACCGATGGACGGGTTAAGGGCTTCAACCTGAAAGTGCTGGAGGATGATAAACACTTCTTCCCGAGCTACAACGTGACGCCGGTCGTGCGTAAGGATGTGCTGGCGAGCCATCCGGGGCTGGATACCGCGCTTAATCAGCTTTCTGCTCAGATCACTGATGAGGCGATCACAGAGCTGAACAAGCGGGTCGATATCGATCATGAGTCACCGGAAAACGTGGCGCGTGATTTCCTTCAATCCAAAAACATGCTGTAA
- the osmY gene encoding osmoprotectant ABC transporter permease OsmY, whose protein sequence is MQNASLAQRAGLALLAVVAVIAALIWGLGWDQLVARKVDLLYLGQQHLFLVFWSMLFALLVGIPSGILLSRPFARRWAEYVMQIFNVGNTLPPLAVLALAMVIIGIGDRPALIALFLASLLPIVRNTFSGLSAVPPSLIEAANGIGMTKWQRLRQVELPNALPVILAGVRIATAINVGTAPLAFLIGASSFGELIFPGIYLNDFPTLILGAVATALVALVLDMLLAALGRFLSPHAAA, encoded by the coding sequence ATGCAAAATGCTTCACTGGCCCAACGCGCCGGTCTGGCACTGCTTGCAGTGGTCGCGGTGATCGCAGCATTGATCTGGGGCTTAGGCTGGGATCAACTGGTCGCACGTAAAGTCGATCTGCTCTATCTCGGGCAGCAGCACCTCTTCTTAGTTTTCTGGTCAATGTTGTTCGCTCTGCTGGTCGGTATTCCCAGCGGCATCCTGCTCAGTCGCCCGTTTGCGCGTCGCTGGGCCGAATATGTGATGCAGATTTTCAATGTGGGAAACACACTGCCACCGCTCGCGGTGCTGGCGCTGGCGATGGTAATCATCGGCATTGGCGATCGTCCGGCGCTGATTGCGCTGTTTCTGGCATCATTGCTGCCCATCGTTCGAAACACCTTCTCTGGCCTGAGCGCGGTTCCTCCGTCGCTGATTGAGGCCGCCAACGGCATCGGCATGACCAAATGGCAACGTCTGCGTCAGGTTGAGCTGCCCAACGCCCTGCCGGTCATTCTCGCAGGCGTGCGCATCGCCACCGCCATCAACGTCGGTACTGCTCCACTGGCCTTCCTGATTGGTGCCAGCAGCTTTGGTGAGCTGATCTTCCCGGGCATCTATCTGAATGACTTCCCGACACTGATTCTGGGCGCCGTTGCCACCGCACTGGTGGCACTGGTTCTGGATATGCTGCTGGCCGCACTGGGCCGCTTTCTGAGTCCGCATGCTGCGGCCTGA
- a CDS encoding MDR family MFS transporter, protein MTESAQLQTGHRHWILIACMLAMFMAAIEVTIVATAMPTIIADLGGFSQFGWVFSIYLLTQAVSVPLYGRLADMVGRKTMFFVGTAIFLMGSVLCGFAHTMTWLILFRAFQGLGAGAIMPLSSTIVADIYSPRERASVQGWLSSVWGVAAIVGPLTGAWLVQHFSWSVIFWVNLPIGLMSMLMLARWLPSHQKEEKSQPLNLAGSGWLMLCVTALLVALLQAEQLGIWLVPFLMFSLFAGWQLKRHEQRSAAPLFPLIIWRSRLIVAGNAGNLIIGAAMMGISAFLPTWIQGIRGGSPLQAGSVLAMMSIGWPLASTLSGRLMLHTSYRFTAQLGALLLVTGSALLLFLQPASSLYQAGFTAFLIGTGMGMTSTTFLVSVQNQADYQIRGICTASIMFSRMIGSAVGTAIMGAVLNLNLQWRLPQVQDPVQQIMSESSRQHLQPETLQQMVASIATSLHWVFVVALVIALFAVGVAWMMPRQRPEQAD, encoded by the coding sequence ATGACTGAAAGCGCACAACTCCAGACCGGACATCGCCACTGGATCTTAATTGCCTGCATGCTGGCGATGTTTATGGCGGCCATTGAAGTGACGATTGTGGCTACCGCAATGCCCACTATCATTGCTGACCTTGGCGGTTTTTCGCAGTTTGGCTGGGTCTTCTCCATCTATCTGCTGACTCAGGCGGTCAGCGTACCCCTCTATGGGCGGCTGGCGGATATGGTGGGGCGCAAAACGATGTTTTTTGTCGGGACCGCCATCTTCCTGATGGGATCGGTGCTGTGTGGGTTTGCCCATACGATGACCTGGCTGATCCTGTTCCGGGCATTTCAGGGCCTGGGCGCGGGCGCGATTATGCCGCTCAGCTCGACCATCGTGGCGGATATCTATTCACCGCGCGAACGGGCCAGCGTGCAGGGCTGGCTCTCCAGCGTCTGGGGTGTGGCGGCTATCGTCGGGCCACTGACCGGGGCCTGGCTGGTGCAGCACTTTAGCTGGTCGGTGATTTTCTGGGTTAACTTGCCGATTGGCCTGATGAGCATGCTGATGCTGGCGCGCTGGCTACCGTCGCACCAGAAGGAGGAGAAATCACAGCCGCTGAACCTGGCAGGAAGCGGCTGGCTGATGCTCTGCGTGACGGCCCTGCTGGTGGCGCTATTGCAGGCAGAACAGCTGGGCATCTGGCTGGTGCCGTTTCTGATGTTCTCGCTGTTTGCGGGCTGGCAGCTTAAACGCCATGAGCAACGTTCAGCAGCACCGCTGTTTCCGCTGATCATCTGGCGCAGCCGGCTTATCGTGGCGGGTAATGCGGGCAATCTGATTATCGGGGCGGCCATGATGGGCATCAGCGCGTTTTTACCCACCTGGATTCAGGGGATCCGCGGCGGCTCACCGTTGCAGGCGGGCAGTGTGCTGGCGATGATGTCGATTGGCTGGCCGCTGGCCAGTACCCTCAGCGGCAGACTGATGCTGCACACCTCCTACCGCTTTACCGCCCAGCTTGGCGCGCTCTTGCTGGTGACGGGCAGCGCCCTGCTACTGTTCTTACAGCCCGCAAGCTCTCTCTATCAGGCGGGCTTTACGGCATTTCTGATCGGGACTGGCATGGGCATGACCAGCACCACGTTCCTGGTTTCTGTGCAGAATCAGGCGGACTATCAGATTCGTGGCATCTGCACCGCTTCAATCATGTTCAGCCGGATGATCGGCTCGGCGGTGGGAACGGCGATTATGGGCGCAGTGCTGAATCTGAATCTGCAATGGCGACTGCCACAGGTACAGGATCCGGTGCAGCAGATTATGTCAGAATCCAGTCGTCAGCATTTGCAGCCGGAAACGCTGCAACAGATGGTTGCGTCCATCGCGACGTCATTGCACTGGGTATTTGTGGTGGCACTGGTGATTGCGCTGTTTGCGGTGGGTGTGGCCTGGATGATGCCACGTCAGCGGCCGGAACAGGCGGACTAG
- a CDS encoding DUF1161 domain-containing protein translates to MKIQRVLLSAAFLALPLMAQASCESVKADISQKIIQNGVPESGFSLDVVANDQVDQAGGQVVGHCENDTQKIVYKRTGRDDEASVPASAGSSQDSPAQ, encoded by the coding sequence ATGAAGATACAGAGGGTTTTGTTAAGCGCGGCGTTTTTAGCTCTGCCGCTGATGGCACAGGCATCCTGTGAGTCGGTGAAAGCCGATATCAGCCAGAAAATTATTCAGAACGGTGTGCCTGAGTCAGGTTTTAGTCTCGACGTCGTCGCCAACGATCAGGTTGATCAGGCGGGCGGTCAGGTCGTCGGACATTGTGAAAACGACACACAAAAGATTGTTTATAAGCGTACAGGCCGTGACGACGAAGCCAGTGTCCCCGCCAGTGCCGGCAGTTCACAGGACTCGCCTGCTCAGTAG
- a CDS encoding DUF1283 family protein, with product MKKMIPAVLLVLISSAAFTASANTNRLIIEDGSTALGNEAARQDKEQWNDTRMLRNKVNTRVEKEFDKADRAYDTRDKCEQSLNLNAYWEPNTLRCLDRRSGRPVAP from the coding sequence ATGAAAAAAATGATCCCTGCCGTGCTGTTGGTTCTGATCTCGTCTGCGGCATTCACTGCCAGTGCGAATACGAATCGTCTGATCATTGAAGATGGCAGCACCGCGCTGGGCAATGAAGCGGCGCGCCAGGATAAAGAGCAATGGAATGACACGCGCATGCTGCGTAACAAAGTGAACACCCGCGTCGAAAAAGAGTTTGATAAGGCCGATCGCGCCTATGACACCCGCGACAAATGCGAGCAGAGCCTTAATCTCAACGCTTACTGGGAACCCAACACCCTGCGTTGCCTGGACCGCCGTTCAGGTCGCCCGGTTGCGCCTTAA
- a CDS encoding YnfA family protein, which produces MIKTGLLFFITALAEIIGCFLPWLWLKKGGSAWLLLPAAASLALFVWLLTLHPAASGRVYAAYGGVYVLTALLWLRVVDGVKLSAWDWSGAVIAFSGMLIIVMGWGRG; this is translated from the coding sequence CTGATTAAAACCGGCTTGCTGTTTTTTATTACCGCGCTGGCGGAGATCATCGGCTGTTTTTTGCCCTGGTTATGGCTAAAAAAAGGCGGCTCAGCCTGGCTGTTACTGCCTGCAGCGGCGAGTCTTGCGCTGTTTGTCTGGCTGCTGACCCTGCATCCTGCCGCCAGTGGACGGGTCTATGCTGCTTACGGTGGCGTCTATGTGCTGACTGCGCTGCTTTGGTTGCGGGTAGTGGATGGCGTGAAGCTAAGCGCGTGGGACTGGAGCGGGGCAGTGATCGCCTTCAGCGGCATGCTGATCATCGTGATGGGCTGGGGGCGCGGGTAG
- the ydfG gene encoding bifunctional NADP-dependent 3-hydroxy acid dehydrogenase/3-hydroxypropionate dehydrogenase YdfG has protein sequence MIIFVTGATAGFGESITRRFIENGHKVIASGRRAERLKALKEELGENLYTVQLDVRNRAAIEEMVTHLPAEWRNIDVLVNNAGLALGIEPAHKANVEDWENMIDTNTKGLVYMTRALLPHMVERDIGHIINIGSIAGSWPYAGGNVYGATKAFVRQFSLNLRTDLHGTALRVTDIEPGLVGGTEFSNVRFKGDDDKAGQVYEGAKALTPEDVTEAVWWVATLPKHVNINSLEMMPVSQTLAGLKVHKP, from the coding sequence ATGATTATTTTTGTCACCGGCGCGACCGCCGGTTTTGGTGAAAGCATCACCCGCCGCTTTATTGAGAATGGTCACAAAGTCATTGCCAGCGGACGCCGCGCCGAGCGTTTAAAAGCGCTGAAGGAGGAGCTGGGCGAGAATCTTTATACGGTGCAGCTGGATGTGCGTAACCGTGCCGCCATTGAAGAGATGGTCACGCACTTACCGGCAGAGTGGCGCAATATTGATGTACTGGTTAACAACGCCGGTCTGGCGCTGGGGATTGAACCTGCGCACAAAGCGAATGTTGAAGACTGGGAAAACATGATCGACACCAACACCAAAGGCCTGGTTTACATGACCCGCGCCCTGCTGCCCCACATGGTAGAGCGCGATATCGGCCACATCATCAACATTGGCTCGATTGCCGGTAGCTGGCCTTATGCCGGCGGCAACGTGTATGGTGCAACCAAAGCGTTTGTCCGTCAGTTCAGCCTTAACCTGCGAACCGATCTGCACGGTACGGCACTGCGCGTCACCGATATAGAACCCGGCCTTGTCGGCGGCACGGAGTTTTCCAATGTGCGCTTTAAGGGCGATGATGACAAAGCGGGCCAGGTTTATGAAGGCGCAAAGGCTTTAACACCCGAAGATGTCACAGAAGCGGTCTGGTGGGTTGCCACGCTGCCTAAGCATGTCAACATCAACAGTCTTGAAATGATGCCGGTCAGCCAGACGCTGGCAGGCCTGAAAGTCCATAAGCCTTAA
- the guaD gene encoding guanine deaminase, with product MLSATDTAIRASFFDFTGVVDQPDDLAGKARYLEDAVLLLRDGRVAGLDSWENSEAMLAGHPITDLRGKLIVPGFVDTHIHYPQTEMIGAFGEQLLEWLNHYTFPVEAQYHCPDHAAKMSAFFLHQLLSNGTTSALVFGTVHPQSVEALFSAAEALNMRLIAGKVMMDRNAPDNLTETPEQSYQQTRALIERWHNRGRLSYALTPRFAPTSSPQLLEKVQQLRQAFPDTWLHTHLSENPQEVAWVKALFPEREGYLDVYHHHQLTGRRSVFAHCLHLDDKEWQCLHDTDSSIAFCPTSNLFLGSGLFNIKRSWQQGVKVGIGTDVGAGTTFNILQTLGEAYKVGQLQHYRLSAAEAFYHATLGGARALDLDHAIGNFNIGKEADFVVLDPAVSALQQLRIGNSKDIWEKLFVLMTLGDDRNIAQTWVNGRPVWQRDAQEQAA from the coding sequence ATGCTATCAGCAACCGACACGGCGATTCGCGCCAGCTTCTTTGACTTTACTGGTGTCGTGGATCAGCCCGACGACCTGGCCGGTAAGGCGCGCTATCTGGAAGATGCTGTGCTGTTGCTGCGTGACGGACGCGTAGCAGGGCTGGATAGCTGGGAGAACAGCGAGGCGATGCTGGCAGGCCATCCGATTACCGATCTGCGCGGCAAACTGATCGTACCTGGCTTTGTCGATACGCATATTCACTATCCACAGACAGAGATGATTGGTGCGTTTGGTGAACAGCTGCTGGAGTGGCTGAACCACTACACTTTTCCGGTTGAAGCGCAGTATCACTGTCCTGACCATGCGGCCAAAATGTCCGCCTTTTTCCTGCATCAGCTGCTCTCAAATGGCACTACCAGCGCACTGGTGTTTGGTACTGTCCATCCGCAATCGGTGGAGGCGCTGTTCAGTGCCGCAGAAGCCCTGAACATGCGACTGATTGCCGGGAAGGTGATGATGGATCGCAATGCGCCCGACAATCTTACCGAAACCCCGGAGCAGAGCTACCAGCAGACACGGGCGCTGATTGAGCGCTGGCATAATCGTGGACGGCTGAGCTACGCCCTGACGCCGCGTTTTGCGCCGACCTCCTCCCCGCAACTGCTGGAAAAAGTGCAGCAGCTGCGCCAGGCATTTCCGGATACCTGGCTGCATACCCATCTCAGTGAAAATCCACAGGAGGTGGCCTGGGTAAAAGCGCTGTTCCCGGAGCGTGAGGGCTATCTGGATGTTTATCATCATCACCAGCTAACCGGGCGTCGCAGCGTCTTCGCGCACTGTCTGCATCTGGACGATAAAGAGTGGCAGTGTCTGCACGATACCGATTCTTCTATTGCTTTCTGTCCCACCTCAAACCTCTTCCTCGGCAGCGGCCTGTTTAACATTAAACGCAGCTGGCAGCAGGGCGTGAAGGTGGGAATCGGCACGGATGTCGGCGCGGGCACCACCTTTAATATCCTGCAGACGCTGGGCGAGGCTTACAAAGTAGGCCAGTTGCAGCATTACCGGCTCAGCGCCGCTGAAGCCTTTTATCACGCCACGCTGGGTGGAGCGCGTGCGCTGGATCTCGACCACGCCATCGGAAATTTTAACATCGGCAAAGAAGCCGATTTTGTCGTGCTCGATCCGGCAGTCTCTGCGCTGCAGCAGCTGCGTATTGGCAATAGCAAAGATATCTGGGAAAAGCTGTTTGTATTAATGACGCTAGGCGACGATCGCAATATTGCCCAGACCTGGGTAAATGGTCGTCCGGTCTGGCAGCGCGACGCACAGGAGCAAGCCGCATGA
- the xdhA gene encoding xanthine dehydrogenase small subunit — protein sequence MIEFLLNNQLVREEALDPNLTVLNYLRIRQHRPGTKEGCASGDCGACSVTLGKAVRGEMQYETVNSCLTLVSSLQGKQLITVEDLRHGRALHPAQQAMVDCHGSQCGFCTPGFVMSLFSLQKNAAGWDRHQAETALAGNLCRCTGYRPIMAAAEQLCSQPVTDQFDHSAAATVQRLEALATPEMQEIDGEGRRCFLPKTPAQLAEIYLAHPDAKLIAGGTDLSLQITQQHKRIPLLIALEQVAALKVCSEFDDHYLLGAGASLQQVSEFLATRIPGVSEMLQRFASLQIRLQGTLGGNIANASPIGDASPVLLALNASLLLQRGEEQRSLPLDQFFTGYRQTQLEKGEFIRAIRIDKVTVSPDFVAWKVSKRLDDDISAVFAAFNLQIEQGVVSGARIAFGGMAATPKRAHHCEQALMGQPLNAVTVSRAAAALASDFQPLSDFRASSDYRLQVARNLLRRYWHRHNGEITCLEVSRYVS from the coding sequence ATGATTGAGTTTTTGTTAAACAACCAGCTGGTCAGGGAAGAGGCACTTGACCCCAATCTTACGGTGCTCAACTATCTGCGCATCCGTCAGCATCGTCCTGGTACCAAAGAGGGCTGCGCCTCTGGTGACTGTGGCGCCTGCAGTGTCACCCTGGGAAAAGCCGTCAGGGGTGAGATGCAGTATGAAACGGTCAATAGCTGTCTGACGCTGGTCTCGTCATTACAGGGTAAACAGCTGATCACCGTAGAGGATCTGCGTCACGGTCGTGCACTGCACCCGGCGCAGCAGGCGATGGTCGACTGCCACGGCTCACAATGCGGATTCTGCACGCCGGGTTTTGTCATGTCGCTGTTCAGCCTGCAAAAAAACGCAGCGGGCTGGGATCGCCATCAGGCGGAAACGGCGCTGGCCGGTAATCTTTGCCGCTGCACCGGCTACCGGCCCATTATGGCTGCCGCAGAACAGCTCTGCTCCCAGCCGGTTACTGACCAGTTCGATCACAGTGCCGCCGCCACCGTGCAGCGGCTGGAGGCGCTGGCTACCCCGGAAATGCAGGAGATAGACGGTGAAGGCCGCCGTTGTTTCCTGCCCAAAACGCCGGCTCAGCTGGCAGAGATCTACCTGGCGCATCCCGATGCGAAACTGATTGCCGGTGGTACCGACCTCAGCCTGCAGATTACCCAGCAGCATAAGAGAATACCGCTGCTGATTGCGCTGGAACAGGTGGCCGCGCTTAAGGTCTGCAGTGAATTTGACGATCATTACCTGCTGGGTGCAGGTGCCTCACTGCAGCAGGTCAGTGAGTTTCTTGCCACCCGCATTCCTGGTGTCAGCGAGATGCTGCAGCGGTTTGCCTCACTGCAAATTCGTCTGCAGGGCACACTGGGCGGTAATATCGCTAATGCGTCCCCGATAGGCGATGCGTCGCCGGTGCTGCTGGCCCTCAATGCAAGTTTGCTGCTGCAGCGCGGTGAAGAACAACGCAGCCTGCCGCTGGACCAGTTCTTTACCGGCTATCGGCAGACACAGCTGGAAAAAGGGGAGTTTATCCGCGCAATTCGCATTGATAAGGTGACGGTGTCACCTGATTTTGTCGCCTGGAAAGTCTCCAAACGGCTGGATGATGATATCTCCGCCGTCTTCGCTGCCTTTAACCTGCAAATCGAACAGGGCGTGGTGAGTGGTGCCCGCATCGCCTTTGGCGGTATGGCGGCGACGCCAAAACGCGCCCACCACTGTGAACAGGCGCTGATGGGTCAGCCACTGAATGCCGTGACGGTGTCACGTGCCGCTGCCGCGCTTGCGTCTGATTTCCAGCCGCTTTCCGATTTTCGCGCCAGCAGTGACTACCGTCTGCAGGTCGCCCGTAACCTGCTTCGCCGCTACTGGCATCGCCATAACGGCGAAATCACCTGCCTTGAGGTCTCTCGCTATGTCTCATAA
- the xdhB gene encoding xanthine dehydrogenase molybdopterin binding subunit → MSHNRPELNEEVIKAQYAADLQSGVGRSNRHESAEKHVSGEAHFMDDKPELPGLLHLCPRLSEHAHARIVNIDVQPCYAVPGVVSVLTWQDVPGINDVGPLEPGDPLLAHDKVEYLGQIVIAVAADSPDAARLGAAAAVIEYEVLEPLLDVEQALAQGSFVQEPHIHQRGDVDAALARAPHRVSGSFHIGGQEHFYLETQTAMVIPGEDQQLQVFSSTQNPTEVQKLVAEVMGISLNKVTIDMRRMGGGFGGKETQAAGVACLCAIVARQTGRAAKMRLSRRDDMRVTGKRHPFFVRYEAGVEEDGRLCGIKIDLAGNCGYSLDLSGSIVDRAMFHADNAYYLGDALVTGYRCRTNTASNTAYRGFGGPQGMVAIEQIMDHIARHRGLDPLALRKRNYYGKQDRNITHYHQQVEDNLLDEITEQLEQSSDYQARRAEITAFNARSSLLKRGLALTPVKFGISFTSSFLNQAGALILIYTDGTVQLNHGGTEMGQGLNTKVIQIVAEVLQIETDKIQITPTDTGKVPNTSPTAASSGADLNGKAAQNAAEILRDRMTAMLCELHQCDAAAVSFRNGVVRAGEKHYTFAEVAKLAWLNQVPLSATGYYRVPGIHYDRVAGRGTPFYYYAYGAACCEVVIDTLTGESRLLRADILHDVGASLNPAIDIGQVEGGFVQGVGWLTCEELVWNDKGQLLTDGPASYKIPAISDVPADLRVTLVENRKNPKDTVFHSKAVGEPPFMLGIAAWCALQDAVASVADYRQHPLLDAPATPERIFWGVQRLSGAIDDLS, encoded by the coding sequence ATGTCTCATAACCGCCCGGAACTCAACGAAGAGGTCATCAAGGCCCAGTATGCCGCCGATTTACAGAGCGGCGTAGGCCGGAGTAACCGCCATGAAAGCGCGGAGAAACATGTCTCTGGCGAGGCGCATTTTATGGACGATAAACCGGAGTTGCCGGGTTTACTGCATCTCTGCCCGCGTCTGAGTGAACACGCGCATGCGCGCATCGTGAATATTGATGTGCAGCCCTGTTATGCCGTGCCGGGTGTCGTCAGTGTATTAACCTGGCAGGATGTGCCGGGCATCAATGATGTCGGGCCGCTGGAGCCGGGCGATCCGCTGCTGGCGCATGACAAAGTCGAGTACCTGGGGCAGATCGTGATTGCCGTCGCGGCGGACTCCCCTGACGCTGCACGTCTTGGCGCGGCCGCAGCGGTGATCGAATATGAGGTGCTGGAACCGCTGCTGGATGTAGAGCAGGCGCTGGCGCAGGGCAGCTTTGTACAGGAACCGCACATCCATCAGCGCGGTGATGTGGACGCGGCACTGGCGCGTGCGCCGCATCGGGTGAGCGGGTCGTTTCATATCGGGGGTCAGGAGCATTTTTATCTGGAAACCCAGACGGCAATGGTCATTCCTGGCGAAGATCAGCAGCTGCAGGTCTTTTCTTCCACCCAAAACCCCACGGAAGTGCAGAAGCTGGTGGCGGAAGTCATGGGCATCAGCCTGAATAAGGTGACGATAGATATGCGCCGTATGGGCGGCGGCTTTGGTGGCAAAGAGACGCAGGCCGCCGGTGTCGCCTGTCTCTGCGCCATCGTAGCCCGTCAGACGGGGCGGGCGGCAAAGATGCGACTCTCACGCCGCGACGACATGCGCGTGACCGGCAAGCGCCATCCTTTCTTTGTGCGTTACGAGGCAGGCGTTGAGGAGGATGGCCGGCTGTGTGGCATCAAAATCGATCTGGCCGGTAACTGCGGTTATTCGCTGGATCTGAGCGGATCCATTGTCGATCGCGCCATGTTCCACGCCGATAATGCGTATTACCTCGGCGATGCGTTGGTCACGGGCTATCGCTGCCGCACGAATACCGCCTCCAACACCGCCTATCGCGGCTTTGGCGGACCGCAGGGTATGGTGGCGATTGAACAGATCATGGATCACATCGCCCGCCACCGTGGGCTGGATCCGCTGGCGCTGCGCAAGCGTAACTATTATGGCAAGCAGGATCGCAACATCACCCATTACCACCAGCAGGTCGAGGACAATCTGCTGGATGAGATTACCGAACAGCTGGAGCAGAGCAGCGACTATCAGGCGCGTCGCGCGGAAATCACGGCGTTTAACGCCCGCAGTTCGCTGCTGAAACGCGGTCTGGCGCTGACGCCGGTAAAATTTGGCATCTCATTTACCTCCAGCTTCCTTAATCAGGCGGGCGCGCTGATCCTGATTTACACCGATGGCACGGTGCAGCTGAATCATGGCGGCACCGAGATGGGCCAGGGCCTGAACACCAAGGTGATCCAGATTGTCGCCGAAGTACTGCAGATAGAGACCGATAAAATCCAGATTACCCCCACCGACACCGGTAAAGTGCCCAATACCTCGCCAACAGCGGCCTCCAGCGGTGCTGACCTCAACGGTAAGGCGGCGCAGAATGCGGCTGAAATCCTGCGCGATCGCATGACCGCCATGCTCTGCGAACTGCATCAGTGCGACGCTGCGGCGGTGAGCTTCCGCAATGGCGTGGTACGTGCCGGAGAAAAACATTACACCTTCGCTGAGGTGGCGAAACTGGCGTGGCTGAATCAGGTGCCGCTCTCTGCCACCGGCTACTATCGCGTACCAGGCATTCATTACGACCGCGTTGCCGGGCGCGGCACGCCATTCTATTACTACGCCTATGGCGCGGCCTGCTGCGAGGTCGTCATCGACACCTTAACCGGCGAATCCCGCCTGCTGCGCGCCGACATCCTGCATGACGTTGGTGCCTCGCTGAACCCGGCCATCGACATCGGTCAGGTCGAAGGAGGCTTTGTCCAGGGTGTCGGCTGGCTCACCTGCGAAGAGCTGGTGTGGAATGACAAAGGTCAGCTGCTGACCGACGGTCCCGCGAGCTATAAAATTCCCGCCATCAGTGACGTGCCGGCGGATCTGCGGGTCACACTGGTGGAGAACCGCAAAAACCCGAAAGACACAGTCTTCCACTCCAAGGCCGTTGGCGAACCGCCGTTTATGTTAGGGATAGCTGCCTGGTGTGCGCTGCAGGATGCGGTCGCCAGCGTGGCGGATTACCGCCAGCATCCGTTGCTGGATGCGCCCGCTACACCGGAGCGCATCTTCTGGGGCGTGCAGCGTCTGTCGGGAGCCATTGATGATCTATCATGA